The following proteins are encoded in a genomic region of Enterocloster clostridioformis:
- the iorA gene encoding indolepyruvate ferredoxin oxidoreductase subunit alpha — translation MSKSFLMGNEAIGLGAVRAGVQVVSGYPGTPSTEVLETVAKYNPGDIYVEWSVNEKAGMEVAAAAAYTGARTMVTMKQVGLNVASDPLMSLAYVGVKGGLVVVAADDPGPISSQTEQDTRRFGQFSKLPVFDPSSPEEAYEMIKDAFEYSEKYHTPVLFRPTTRLCHGCASVELKERVKLPEHEGFVKDSGKWVIFPRLSHANHRMIETRNPMIGEDFSSYRFNLLHREEGNTVKGVLTHGISYEFVMEALNGYKGARVLKVSTPNPMPERLLLEFAKGLDEVMAVEELDPVLEQEMLLLSGRHHLPLEVKGKLTGEVQPAGENSVESVRRVLEAYLGESYIQYLKGLEDGAADPGASQPEISLPVPPLPVRPPVLCAGCPHRASFYAVKRAMEKLNEGLEEGAKPIEGVYCGDIGCYTLGNAKPLDMVDTCLCMGAGITMAQGLQRVEPDKRYFSFVGDSTFFASGLTGIVNAVYNEASLTLCILDNSTTAMTGHQPHPGTGRTMMGNVVEKVDITKVLEGIGVKNTVTVDALDLDACVEAVLKLSAMKGVKAVIFKSPCVAIIKSSRKCRIAKDSCVNCRTCINEIGCPALVLERDVVSIDSGLCTGCGLCSQICSVNAIETVK, via the coding sequence ATGTCCAAATCATTTTTAATGGGAAATGAGGCAATCGGCCTGGGGGCTGTCCGGGCAGGAGTTCAGGTGGTTTCCGGTTATCCGGGAACGCCCTCTACGGAAGTACTGGAGACGGTGGCCAAGTATAATCCCGGAGATATCTATGTAGAGTGGTCTGTCAATGAAAAGGCAGGTATGGAGGTGGCGGCCGCGGCCGCATACACCGGAGCCAGGACCATGGTAACTATGAAGCAGGTAGGGCTGAATGTGGCTTCAGATCCTCTGATGAGCCTGGCTTATGTGGGAGTAAAGGGAGGCTTGGTGGTAGTGGCGGCTGACGACCCGGGGCCCATATCTTCCCAGACAGAACAGGATACACGGCGGTTCGGCCAGTTTTCCAAGCTGCCGGTATTTGACCCCAGTTCTCCGGAAGAGGCATACGAGATGATAAAGGATGCCTTTGAATATTCTGAGAAATACCATACTCCTGTATTGTTCCGCCCGACCACAAGGCTTTGCCACGGGTGTGCCAGCGTGGAGCTTAAGGAACGGGTCAAGCTTCCGGAGCATGAGGGTTTTGTCAAGGATTCCGGCAAATGGGTTATTTTCCCCAGGCTGTCCCATGCAAACCACAGGATGATTGAGACCCGGAATCCCATGATAGGGGAGGATTTTTCAAGCTACAGGTTCAACCTGTTACATAGGGAAGAGGGAAACACGGTCAAGGGCGTCCTCACTCATGGCATCAGCTACGAGTTTGTCATGGAAGCTTTGAACGGGTACAAAGGAGCGAGAGTGCTTAAGGTATCCACTCCCAATCCCATGCCGGAGCGTCTGCTTCTGGAGTTCGCAAAAGGGCTGGATGAGGTGATGGCTGTGGAGGAACTGGATCCGGTTCTGGAACAGGAGATGCTGCTTCTCAGCGGCAGACATCACCTGCCTCTGGAAGTGAAGGGCAAGCTTACAGGGGAGGTTCAGCCCGCGGGTGAGAATTCCGTGGAGTCTGTCAGAAGGGTCCTGGAGGCGTATTTGGGAGAATCCTATATCCAGTATCTGAAAGGACTGGAGGACGGTGCAGCGGATCCGGGAGCATCGCAGCCGGAAATATCCCTGCCGGTTCCGCCGCTGCCGGTGCGTCCGCCGGTCCTCTGCGCAGGATGTCCCCATCGGGCGTCCTTCTACGCGGTAAAGAGGGCCATGGAGAAGCTGAATGAAGGCCTGGAGGAGGGCGCGAAGCCCATAGAGGGAGTTTACTGCGGCGATATCGGCTGCTACACCCTGGGCAACGCAAAGCCTCTGGATATGGTGGACACATGTCTGTGCATGGGGGCCGGGATTACCATGGCCCAGGGGCTGCAGCGGGTGGAACCGGATAAACGGTATTTTTCCTTTGTAGGGGATTCCACCTTCTTTGCCTCCGGTCTCACAGGCATTGTCAACGCGGTATACAATGAGGCCAGCCTGACCCTGTGTATCCTGGACAATTCCACCACGGCCATGACAGGCCACCAGCCCCATCCGGGCACAGGCCGGACGATGATGGGAAATGTAGTGGAGAAAGTGGATATAACAAAGGTGCTGGAGGGCATCGGTGTAAAAAATACCGTCACGGTGGACGCACTGGATTTAGATGCGTGTGTGGAGGCTGTGCTCAAGCTGTCCGCCATGAAGGGCGTGAAAGCGGTCATCTTCAAGTCTCCATGCGTGGCCATCATAAAAAGCTCCCGCAAGTGCAGGATTGCAAAGGACAGCTGTGTGAACTGCCGGACCTGCATCAATGAGATTGGCTGTCCCGCGCTGGTGCTGGAGAGGGATGTGGTGAGCATTGACAGCGGCCTGTGCACCGGATGCGGTCTGTGCAGCCAGATTTGTTCCGTAAACGCCATTGAAACGGTTAAATAG
- a CDS encoding indolepyruvate oxidoreductase subunit beta codes for MTKNVLLCGVGGQGTVLASRLIALAAMEKGMEAKGAETIGMAQRGGSVVSHVRIGEEIYSPLIPHGGADVLIGFEPAEAVRCLPYLKKGGCVVVSPAPIRPVTASLTGGGYTGLEMMEYLEHAADNLAVVDAASIGMACGSPKVMNVALLGAAIASGLIGISLEEMEAAIEKRVPEKFKDMNMKALKLGASAGPMIR; via the coding sequence ATGACAAAAAATGTATTGCTGTGCGGAGTGGGCGGTCAGGGCACCGTCCTGGCATCCCGCCTCATAGCCCTGGCAGCCATGGAGAAAGGAATGGAGGCCAAGGGGGCTGAGACCATCGGCATGGCCCAGAGGGGCGGAAGCGTGGTGAGTCATGTGCGCATCGGTGAGGAGATTTATTCTCCGCTGATACCCCATGGCGGGGCCGATGTGCTCATTGGCTTTGAACCGGCAGAGGCTGTCCGGTGTCTGCCATACCTGAAAAAAGGCGGCTGTGTGGTGGTATCCCCGGCTCCCATACGGCCGGTGACCGCCTCCCTGACGGGAGGTGGCTACACGGGCCTGGAGATGATGGAATATCTGGAGCATGCCGCGGATAACCTGGCGGTAGTGGATGCGGCATCCATTGGAATGGCATGCGGTTCCCCTAAGGTGATGAATGTGGCTCTGCTGGGAGCAGCCATTGCCAGCGGACTGATAGGAATTTCCCTGGAAGAGATGGAGGCAGCCATTGAAAAAAGGGTGCCGGAAAAGTTTAAGGATATGAATATGAAGGCCCTGAAGCTGGGCGCATCAGCCGGCCCCATGATAAGATAA